The region CGCGGGCAGCGACGAGAGCATGGCGCGGGTGGCGCAACGGGCGTTGCAACGCGGCGCCAGCCGGGCGCACCGGTTGCAGATTAGCGTGCCGTCGCACTGTGCGTTGCTGGATGCGCCTGCCAGACAACTGGCGTCGGCGTTTGCTTCGCTGTCGCTGTCGCCTCCGCAATGCGGCTACCTGAGCGGCAGTTCCGCCCGGGCAATCTGGCAACCGGAACGCATCGCGGACGACCTGGCGCTAAACATGGCGCGCACCGTGCGCTGGCACGAGGCGATGGTGGCGGCTGAGGAGCGCGACGTTCGACTGGCGATTGAGATGCCGCCGGGCGGTGTGTTGACCTGCCTGGCGAAGCAGGCGTTTAGCCGCAGCGAGGCGTTTTCGCTGGAACGCAGCGGCATCGATGTGGTGGTGCACCGCGCCAGCCAGCTCAGGGCGCAGGCGTAGCGTTCAGGCTGCGGGCGTACATGCGGCCTTCCGCCACCAACGCCAGCAGATTCGGGTCATGCTCGCGGTTGCGGGCGAACACAATGGCGATGAGCTGGCGCATCTGATAAGGCGGCGCCAGTTTCAGTAACTGCACATCGTTCTCGTACACTTTTTTCATCCGCTCGGGGATGAGGGTAAAACCGACGCCGGCCTGCACCAGACTCAGCATGGAGAAAATGTCGTCCACCCGCGTGACGATTTCCGGCTCGAACCCGGCGATGTGAAACGCTTCCTGAAAACCGGCATAGGTAGCGAACCCTTCGGACAGCGACACGAACCGCTGGTGGTGGAAGTCGCGCAGGTCGGCCGGCTGGCGGGTATCCAGCTTCGCGGCAGCCGGCGCCGCCAGACAAATGTCATCCTCAAACAGCGGCAGGAATTCCAGCTGGTTACGGTCGATAGTGTTGTCGGAAAGCGAGATGAGGACCGCGTCCAGTTGCTGATCGTCCAGCATGGCGAGCAGGCGCTGATTCGACCCCATGGTTAAATCCAGCTCCAGATCCGGGCGACGCAGTTTGACGCCCATAATCAGGCGCGGCACCGTTTCCAGCGTCAGCGAATACAGCGTT is a window of Dickeya solani IPO 2222 DNA encoding:
- a CDS encoding LysR family transcriptional regulator, with the translated sequence MLKDGDITFRKLEIFKTFMETGNITRTAELLGLSGVSVHRALHTLEEGVRCPLFIHKGRNLVALPAAHTLLEYSQEAMLLMERGLEETRKTAGVGQGRLRIGTLYSLTLETVPRLIMGVKLRRPDLELDLTMGSNQRLLAMLDDQQLDAVLISLSDNTIDRNQLEFLPLFEDDICLAAPAAAKLDTRQPADLRDFHHQRFVSLSEGFATYAGFQEAFHIAGFEPEIVTRVDDIFSMLSLVQAGVGFTLIPERMKKVYENDVQLLKLAPPYQMRQLIAIVFARNREHDPNLLALVAEGRMYARSLNATPAP